The following are encoded together in the Leptospira congkakensis genome:
- a CDS encoding malate dehydrogenase — MSKKVKVAVTGAAGQIGYALLFRIASGQMFGPDTAVELQLLELEQALPAAKGVIMELDDCAFPLLEKVSVSSNIDEAFRDINWALLVGSVPRKAGMERGDLLKINGGIFTTQGKAIEKNAASDVRVLVVGNPCNTNALIAMNNAKGVPSDRWFAMTGLDENRAKTQLAQKAGVLVKDVSNVAIWGNHSATQYPDFYNAKIQGKVATDVISDHEWLKGDFISTVQKRGAAIIAARGASSAASAANAVVDTVHNIVTPTKAGDWFSAACHSNGEYGVDKGLIFGYPLKSDGKKVEIVTGLEINAFGKEKFDITHNELKEERNEVKDMLG; from the coding sequence ATGAGCAAAAAAGTAAAAGTTGCTGTTACAGGTGCTGCCGGACAAATCGGATACGCACTCCTATTTCGTATCGCTTCAGGACAAATGTTTGGACCTGACACTGCAGTAGAACTCCAATTGTTGGAACTAGAACAAGCTCTTCCTGCTGCTAAAGGTGTTATCATGGAATTAGATGACTGTGCTTTTCCTCTTTTGGAAAAAGTATCTGTATCTTCTAACATCGATGAAGCGTTCCGTGACATCAACTGGGCACTCCTTGTTGGTTCTGTTCCAAGAAAAGCGGGAATGGAAAGGGGAGACCTTCTTAAAATCAACGGTGGAATTTTTACAACACAAGGAAAAGCAATCGAAAAGAATGCTGCAAGTGACGTAAGAGTTTTAGTTGTTGGTAACCCTTGTAATACAAACGCTCTCATTGCAATGAACAACGCAAAAGGGGTTCCGTCTGACAGATGGTTTGCGATGACAGGTCTGGATGAAAACCGTGCAAAAACACAACTAGCTCAGAAAGCAGGAGTTCTTGTAAAAGACGTTTCTAATGTTGCGATTTGGGGAAACCACTCTGCAACTCAATACCCAGACTTCTACAACGCAAAAATCCAAGGAAAAGTAGCAACTGACGTGATCTCTGACCACGAATGGTTGAAAGGTGATTTTATCTCTACCGTTCAAAAACGTGGAGCCGCAATCATCGCAGCACGCGGAGCGTCTTCTGCAGCATCGGCAGCAAACGCAGTAGTCGATACAGTGCATAACATTGTCACTCCTACAAAAGCTGGTGACTGGTTCAGTGCAGCTTGCCATTCCAATGGTGAGTATGGTGTGGACAAAGGTCTTATCTTTGGATACCCTTTGAAGTCTGATGGGAAAAAAGTAGAGATCGTTACTGGTCTTGAAATCAATGCTTTCGGTAAGGAAAAATTTGACATCACTCACAACGAGTTGAAAGAAGAAAGAAACGAAGTCAAAGATATGTTAGGTTAA
- a CDS encoding alpha/beta fold hydrolase, whose amino-acid sequence MEWKYQTIEREGFALQVAENNIEGPPLFWIGSALYYPRVIPLEMAKRYKITVVDQRGFAKRTRSEKETTDDYCLEKLLEDFSFIQTELGIPSCPVIGHSGHGYMALSYADKYPNKVSHLGMISTGPSHGSPMLEAEVYFDRQASDTRKTAHLQNQIQFQKNIKETPSDFFIHYCVSLEAKGFYQVPFPSRMFWKGIHTNKLAFDHLFGEVFRDIVVSDYFKKLKVPIWICMGKEDFQVAPYYTWEPILKEFPDIKMTVMEKSSHLPFLERPDVFLIQLENWLAGRE is encoded by the coding sequence ATGGAATGGAAATACCAAACAATTGAAAGAGAGGGATTTGCCCTCCAAGTGGCAGAGAACAATATAGAGGGCCCTCCTCTATTTTGGATCGGAAGTGCTTTGTATTATCCGAGAGTCATCCCCCTAGAGATGGCGAAGAGATACAAAATCACCGTGGTGGATCAAAGAGGATTTGCCAAACGAACTCGTTCGGAAAAAGAAACAACGGATGATTACTGTTTAGAAAAATTACTAGAGGACTTTTCCTTCATACAAACAGAGTTAGGTATCCCTTCCTGTCCTGTCATTGGCCATTCAGGTCATGGGTATATGGCGCTAAGCTATGCAGACAAATATCCAAACAAGGTCTCCCACCTCGGAATGATTTCCACAGGCCCAAGCCACGGAAGTCCCATGTTAGAGGCAGAAGTTTATTTCGACAGGCAAGCATCTGACACTCGTAAAACGGCACATTTACAAAACCAAATCCAGTTTCAAAAAAATATAAAGGAGACACCTTCGGATTTTTTCATCCATTACTGTGTGAGTTTGGAAGCAAAAGGATTCTACCAAGTTCCGTTTCCTTCTCGGATGTTTTGGAAAGGAATCCATACAAACAAACTTGCCTTTGATCATTTGTTTGGAGAAGTCTTTCGGGATATTGTTGTTTCAGATTATTTCAAAAAACTTAAGGTTCCCATTTGGATTTGTATGGGGAAAGAAGATTTCCAGGTCGCACCCTATTATACTTGGGAACCTATTTTAAAAGAGTTTCCAGATATTAAAATGACTGTAATGGAAAAATCCAGTCACTTACCTTTTTTGGAAAGGCCGGATGTATTTTTAATTCAATTGGAAAATTGGTTAGCTGGTCGGGAATAA
- a CDS encoding MarR family winged helix-turn-helix transcriptional regulator: MSETLLLMRRFLADEFSKNKIGIRFEEWMQILPLVESESLNQKVLSERLVKDKTTVSRLVDGWVKKSWVKREVSPQDKRNYVLRLTKKGKEIWEKGLPIVTAADLVFRKDLTEADEKELYLLLFKIQSSVQLNGNGK; the protein is encoded by the coding sequence ATGAGCGAAACTTTGCTTCTGATGAGGCGGTTTCTTGCGGATGAATTTTCAAAAAACAAAATCGGGATCCGGTTTGAGGAATGGATGCAAATTCTCCCTTTGGTAGAGTCAGAAAGTTTAAACCAAAAAGTTTTAAGTGAACGTTTGGTAAAAGACAAAACCACTGTTTCCCGACTTGTGGATGGTTGGGTGAAAAAATCATGGGTGAAACGAGAAGTTTCTCCACAAGACAAACGAAATTATGTTTTACGACTTACCAAAAAAGGAAAAGAAATTTGGGAAAAGGGACTTCCTATTGTCACCGCGGCTGATCTTGTGTTTAGAAAGGATTTAACAGAGGCAGATGAAAAGGAACTTTATTTGCTTCTTTTTAAAATCCAATCCTCTGTGCAGCTGAATGGGAATGGAAAATAA
- the prmC gene encoding peptide chain release factor N(5)-glutamine methyltransferase, with the protein MAEQPGTLLYYLKRSTEFLEKKEIPNPRVDAEWILSDLLNLPRIKLYSQFEMPLGQKEIDIYRERIVERSKRKPVAYITGKKGFHKFEYLVTDDVLIPRPETEELVDYLWKKKEELSFVEPKEIQIWDLCSGSGCIGLSLTQLLPSSVVTLSDLSEKAIDVSRRNAEKYNLKDRTNFYVSDLDSSLPKELQFDLIVSNPPYIPESEKPEIMPDVLDYEPHMALFVSDFKEFHKRLLSAVKSRLLPGGKLMMETHPLYMDDLEEIARGLGFVSTKRILDSSKKDRFFFAEVS; encoded by the coding sequence ATGGCGGAACAACCAGGAACTCTTCTTTATTATCTAAAACGATCTACAGAATTTCTAGAAAAAAAGGAAATTCCAAATCCCCGTGTAGATGCAGAATGGATTCTTTCTGATCTTTTAAATCTCCCTCGGATCAAACTCTATTCTCAATTTGAAATGCCACTCGGCCAAAAAGAAATTGATATTTATCGCGAACGAATTGTTGAACGAAGCAAAAGAAAACCCGTTGCCTATATTACTGGTAAAAAGGGATTTCATAAATTTGAATACTTGGTAACGGATGATGTTCTCATCCCAAGACCGGAAACCGAAGAACTAGTCGATTACCTTTGGAAAAAAAAAGAAGAGTTATCATTCGTCGAACCAAAAGAAATTCAAATTTGGGATCTTTGTTCGGGAAGTGGATGTATTGGCCTTAGCCTAACACAGCTTCTACCATCGAGCGTTGTGACCCTCTCAGACTTATCTGAAAAAGCAATCGATGTGAGCCGCCGAAATGCAGAAAAATACAACCTCAAAGACAGAACCAATTTTTATGTTTCTGATTTGGACTCATCTCTTCCTAAAGAATTACAATTTGATTTGATTGTTTCTAATCCTCCTTATATCCCAGAATCAGAAAAACCGGAAATAATGCCGGATGTTTTAGACTATGAACCACATATGGCCTTATTTGTTTCTGATTTCAAAGAATTCCACAAACGATTGTTATCTGCTGTTAAATCGAGACTACTTCCGGGTGGAAAACTAATGATGGAAACCCATCCTTTGTATATGGATGATTTGGAAGAGATCGCGAGAGGTTTAGGATTTGTTTCTACAAAAAGGATTTTAGACAGTTCTAAAAAAGATCGTTTTTTCTTTGCAGAAGTTTCTTAA
- a CDS encoding Crp/Fnr family transcriptional regulator gives MLEAMFGKFGKIFQPNEVLFCEYEPGNDFYLIKEGKVKITKTIGTSIKTLDVLEAGDILGEMAILEEQPRSATAIAVTEVKALNFNRANFEMLMTKNPALAMKLLHIFSFRIYDQKRRLMILLMDDIIGKVCDVFVMLYEKQYNNDVYNEIILSATVDDIANWCAQPVGEVQKVLMQYVKTGKLDLYPDKIVIHNISDFQRIVNQKRKPT, from the coding sequence ATGTTGGAAGCTATGTTTGGCAAATTTGGAAAGATCTTCCAACCAAACGAAGTTTTGTTTTGTGAATACGAACCCGGTAACGACTTTTACCTTATCAAAGAAGGAAAAGTCAAAATCACAAAAACCATTGGAACCAGTATCAAAACCTTGGATGTATTAGAAGCGGGAGATATTTTGGGAGAGATGGCTATTTTAGAGGAACAACCTCGTTCTGCCACTGCCATTGCCGTGACAGAAGTGAAAGCCCTTAATTTCAATCGTGCCAATTTCGAAATGCTGATGACCAAAAACCCAGCACTTGCGATGAAACTCCTTCATATTTTTTCCTTTCGAATTTACGACCAAAAACGACGTCTTATGATCCTTCTCATGGATGATATCATTGGAAAAGTATGTGACGTCTTTGTTATGTTATACGAAAAGCAGTATAATAACGATGTATACAATGAAATTATCCTTTCTGCCACTGTGGACGATATTGCCAATTGGTGTGCCCAACCTGTCGGTGAAGTCCAAAAGGTCCTCATGCAATATGTAAAAACTGGCAAACTAGATCTCTATCCAGATAAAATTGTTATTCACAATATCTCCGATTTCCAAAGGATAGTGAATCAGAAACGTAAACCTACGTAA
- a CDS encoding tetratricopeptide repeat protein: MSGPIVRNYKGGSIVYFEKDKAEDIFVLQKGRVVLTYTNINGVELKEDVKLGEFFGVKSAIGRYPREETAQVIGAATVLVFKVPEFEKFVSDKTHLIIKMLKVFSSQLRQVHRQVREILGQGEAKNPAFELMNVAEVFYKNGNFEHAAYAFEKYLQHYPDGMYVDRARQLVDLARKKTPFPLTIQELVYKPEPGAQAGKLQEMLKTMAVPSQTSGSNIDPNSILSQYDKASTLMNAGKYADSIDLFKTVSERTDSVTQEEEQFVENSLFYMGKSSFKAKDYPSAITHFSSFIKKYPKGLLLKENLYHLALATEASGDKEKSKQLFQKVTQMPPLDDSISEDAKSKLKGGK, from the coding sequence TTGTCAGGTCCCATAGTACGTAATTACAAAGGAGGTTCCATCGTCTACTTCGAGAAAGACAAGGCGGAGGATATCTTTGTACTACAAAAAGGTCGTGTTGTACTAACTTACACGAATATCAACGGTGTGGAGCTGAAAGAGGATGTAAAACTCGGTGAGTTTTTCGGAGTTAAGAGTGCCATCGGTCGTTACCCAAGGGAAGAGACGGCTCAAGTCATAGGAGCCGCTACAGTTCTTGTCTTCAAAGTCCCAGAATTCGAGAAATTTGTCTCAGACAAAACCCATCTCATCATCAAAATGCTAAAGGTGTTCTCAAGCCAACTCAGGCAAGTCCATCGCCAGGTTAGGGAAATCCTCGGACAAGGGGAAGCCAAGAATCCAGCTTTCGAACTTATGAACGTTGCTGAAGTTTTTTATAAAAATGGCAATTTCGAACACGCTGCCTACGCATTTGAAAAATACTTACAACATTATCCGGACGGAATGTACGTTGATCGGGCAAGACAACTTGTTGACCTAGCTCGCAAAAAAACACCTTTCCCTCTCACCATACAAGAGTTAGTTTACAAACCAGAACCTGGAGCACAGGCCGGGAAACTCCAAGAGATGTTAAAAACAATGGCAGTTCCATCGCAAACCTCTGGTTCCAACATTGATCCAAACTCTATCCTTTCCCAATATGACAAAGCCTCTACTCTTATGAATGCAGGGAAATACGCAGATTCGATTGATCTATTCAAAACAGTTTCGGAAAGAACAGATTCGGTAACTCAAGAAGAAGAACAGTTTGTAGAAAACTCATTATTTTACATGGGTAAATCTAGTTTCAAAGCCAAAGACTATCCAAGTGCCATCACTCATTTTTCTAGTTTTATTAAAAAATACCCAAAAGGTCTTTTACTTAAAGAAAATCTTTACCACCTAGCGCTTGCTACAGAAGCCTCTGGTGATAAAGAAAAGTCAAAACAGTTATTCCAAAAGGTAACCCAAATGCCACCTTTGGATGATAGTATCTCTGAAGATGCTAAATCCAAACTCAAAGGAGGCAAATAG
- a CDS encoding amidohydrolase family protein: MANPVLFQSGSVYRNGKLETLDLLSEGEKITAIDSSLSPKQDSFTVSLKGKKLYPGFINSHDHLLASYLPKVGGTEKHQSWLSYDNLYKSSGVFAERQQVDPEILYYLGAYKNLFAGVTTVFDHIPHHVQNPFRGILPVKLISDYTLAHSIGNYSLGWGEGPALEYRMAEHAGLPFVTHLAEGLDDDSKLSLRHLEKMDALGGHSVLVHCLPFGHKEVEKILEKGASVVWCPTSNLHIFGKTTNIKLFLDMGVNVCLGTDFSPSGSLNLLEELKTAKSIYFGLYGEELPESTLLKMITENPRKAFRLGNPDALMPGLSADLLIINDDKKDTEIHVSELSWKHIDLVVIDGYPIYGSQEYKSLFLHFGLETEEFTIDGKTKLVAGSPKKLLKQVSDSVGYKKSLAFLPNF, encoded by the coding sequence ATGGCAAACCCTGTCCTATTCCAATCAGGTTCCGTTTATCGTAACGGAAAACTAGAGACCTTGGATCTGCTTTCCGAAGGTGAAAAAATCACTGCGATTGATTCTTCTCTATCGCCTAAACAAGACTCATTCACTGTATCCTTAAAAGGAAAAAAACTCTATCCTGGTTTTATCAATTCCCACGACCACTTACTCGCAAGTTACCTTCCCAAAGTGGGAGGAACCGAAAAACACCAATCCTGGTTGTCTTATGACAATTTGTATAAAAGTTCAGGAGTGTTTGCCGAACGACAACAAGTAGATCCTGAAATTTTATATTATCTCGGTGCCTATAAAAACCTTTTTGCAGGTGTCACAACTGTGTTTGATCATATTCCTCATCATGTACAAAATCCATTTCGGGGGATTCTTCCGGTAAAACTCATCTCCGATTATACGTTAGCTCATTCCATTGGAAATTATAGTTTGGGTTGGGGAGAAGGCCCGGCACTTGAATATAGAATGGCAGAACATGCAGGCCTTCCCTTTGTGACCCATCTTGCAGAAGGACTCGATGATGATTCGAAATTATCTCTGCGTCATTTGGAAAAAATGGATGCTCTTGGCGGACATTCTGTACTGGTTCACTGTTTGCCATTTGGACACAAAGAAGTAGAAAAAATTTTAGAAAAAGGTGCTTCTGTTGTTTGGTGCCCGACTTCCAACCTTCATATCTTTGGCAAAACAACAAACATCAAACTCTTTTTAGATATGGGAGTTAACGTATGTTTGGGGACAGATTTTTCACCAAGTGGATCCTTAAACCTTTTAGAAGAATTAAAAACAGCAAAATCAATTTACTTTGGATTGTATGGGGAAGAATTACCAGAATCTACATTACTTAAAATGATTACAGAAAACCCAAGAAAAGCCTTTCGATTAGGCAATCCAGATGCACTTATGCCAGGTCTTTCTGCAGATTTACTCATAATAAACGATGATAAAAAAGATACGGAAATCCATGTGTCGGAACTTTCTTGGAAACATATTGATCTTGTTGTGATTGATGGATACCCAATTTATGGGTCACAAGAATACAAGTCACTCTTTCTTCATTTCGGTTTAGAAACAGAAGAATTTACCATCGATGGTAAAACTAAATTGGTTGCTGGTTCACCAAAAAAACTCTTGAAACAAGTTTCTGACAGTGTCGGTTATAAAAAGAGTTTGGCTTTTTTACCTAATTTTTGA
- a CDS encoding LIC_10271 family cell wall hydrolase, with amino-acid sequence MRKLRYILFFLGIFLLSPVSAKQSQKPEIPSSYRVVKGDSWFGIAKKFKISAETLAKLNGRTTSENLYEKELLRIPKGNEKVSVSPESLIKEKPSYPLDKKERVLKKFSELTYDPHKGIQFQRGTSSLVRASLPGKVVHVDYMDGYENFVVLEHQNGLYTVYGNLERIQVTEGQQVKPKDRLGILSKDKGLYFQVNKQKQSLNPERILENGI; translated from the coding sequence ATGCGAAAACTTCGATACATTCTATTCTTTTTGGGTATCTTCCTTCTATCCCCAGTTTCCGCCAAACAAAGTCAAAAACCCGAAATTCCATCTTCTTACCGTGTGGTAAAAGGGGATTCCTGGTTTGGGATTGCTAAAAAATTCAAAATCTCCGCTGAAACCTTAGCCAAGTTAAATGGCCGTACCACCTCTGAAAATTTATATGAAAAAGAACTGCTTAGGATTCCCAAAGGGAATGAAAAGGTTTCTGTTTCTCCCGAATCACTCATCAAAGAAAAACCCTCCTACCCTTTGGATAAAAAAGAAAGAGTATTAAAGAAATTTTCAGAACTCACTTATGATCCTCATAAAGGGATTCAATTCCAAAGAGGAACCTCGTCCCTTGTACGGGCGAGTCTTCCTGGAAAAGTAGTGCATGTAGATTATATGGATGGGTATGAAAACTTTGTGGTTTTAGAACACCAAAATGGACTCTATACTGTGTATGGAAATCTTGAACGAATCCAAGTCACAGAAGGCCAACAAGTGAAACCAAAAGACAGACTCGGAATTTTATCCAAAGACAAAGGCCTCTACTTTCAAGTGAACAAACAAAAACAAAGTTTAAATCCCGAACGAATTCTGGAGAACGGAATCTAA
- the fusA gene encoding elongation factor G has translation MTSATETKRDPKLDRIRNIGISAHIDSGKTTLTERILFYTNKIHAIHEVRGKDGVGATMDSMDLERERGITIQSAATYATWKDITINIIDTPGHVDFTIEVERSLRVLDSAIMVLCGVAGVQSQSITVDRQMKRYNVPRVAFINKLDRTGANPWRVIDQLREKLFLNAHAVQLPIGLENDLKGIVDLVEMKAYYFEGPNGQDIKITDIPDELKDQANEKREALLDAVSLFSDELTEEMLEGAPTEARIREAIRRGVLALKFVPVFMGSAFKNKGVQRLLDGVADYLASPYDVDNKAKEIGNEENEFSLESDPEKPLVCLAFKLEDGRYGQLTYVRVYQGRLEKGMTIYNSSNNKRHNIGRLVRMHSNDMEDITKAEAGDIVALFGIDCASGDTFTDGKAKVTMESMFVPNPVISLTIECKESKQLPNLAKALNRFTKEDPTFQTEIDKESGQTIIKGMGELHLEVYIERMKREYGVDLVTGAPQVAYRETITKSADFDYTHKKQTGGQGQFSRVAGFIEPIPQEEGKDYEFVDKIVGGSIPREYIGSCDKGFRSCLERGSLIGFPIIGVRCVINDGAYHDVDSSDMAFQIGARYGFRQGFGKAAPIILEPIMRVEVEGPTEFQGAILASVNQRRGMILNTTEENGYAKIEAEVPLADMFGYSTVLRSSTQGKAEFAMEFSKYAPVPRNVADELMKKYKVNNKEEE, from the coding sequence ATGACCTCTGCGACAGAAACAAAACGCGACCCTAAATTGGATAGAATCCGTAATATCGGAATTTCCGCACACATTGACTCGGGTAAAACAACCCTTACAGAACGTATTTTATTTTATACGAACAAAATCCATGCCATTCACGAAGTTCGTGGTAAAGACGGTGTGGGAGCTACTATGGACAGTATGGACCTCGAAAGAGAAAGAGGGATCACTATCCAATCAGCAGCAACTTATGCTACTTGGAAAGACATTACCATCAACATTATTGATACTCCAGGTCACGTTGACTTCACGATCGAAGTAGAACGTTCACTACGCGTACTTGACTCTGCAATTATGGTTCTTTGTGGGGTTGCTGGTGTTCAGTCTCAGTCCATCACTGTAGACCGACAAATGAAACGTTATAACGTTCCACGTGTTGCCTTTATCAACAAATTAGACCGTACAGGTGCTAACCCTTGGAGAGTCATCGACCAACTTCGTGAAAAACTTTTCTTGAATGCTCATGCAGTGCAACTTCCTATCGGACTCGAAAACGATCTGAAAGGAATTGTTGACCTTGTTGAAATGAAAGCATATTATTTCGAAGGTCCAAACGGACAAGATATCAAAATCACTGATATCCCTGATGAATTAAAAGACCAAGCTAACGAAAAACGAGAAGCTCTTCTTGATGCAGTTTCCCTTTTCAGTGATGAACTCACTGAAGAAATGTTAGAAGGTGCACCTACAGAAGCACGAATTAGAGAAGCGATTCGCCGCGGTGTTCTTGCTCTTAAATTTGTTCCTGTATTTATGGGTTCTGCCTTCAAAAACAAAGGGGTTCAAAGACTTCTAGATGGAGTTGCTGATTACCTTGCGTCTCCTTATGATGTTGATAACAAGGCAAAAGAAATTGGAAACGAAGAAAACGAATTCAGTTTAGAATCAGATCCAGAAAAACCACTCGTTTGTCTTGCGTTCAAACTAGAAGACGGTCGTTACGGTCAGTTAACTTACGTTCGTGTTTACCAAGGTAGACTCGAAAAAGGTATGACGATCTACAATTCATCTAACAACAAACGCCACAACATTGGACGTCTTGTTCGTATGCACTCAAACGACATGGAAGATATTACCAAAGCAGAAGCTGGAGATATCGTAGCTCTATTCGGTATTGATTGTGCTTCCGGAGATACATTCACTGATGGAAAAGCAAAAGTGACTATGGAGTCCATGTTTGTTCCAAATCCGGTGATCTCTCTTACAATTGAATGTAAAGAATCAAAACAACTTCCAAACCTTGCAAAGGCTCTCAACCGTTTCACTAAGGAAGATCCTACCTTCCAAACAGAAATTGATAAAGAGTCTGGACAAACCATCATCAAAGGGATGGGAGAACTCCACCTCGAAGTATACATTGAACGTATGAAACGTGAATACGGTGTGGATCTCGTCACTGGAGCACCACAGGTTGCTTACCGTGAAACCATCACTAAGTCTGCAGACTTTGATTACACTCATAAAAAACAAACGGGTGGTCAAGGTCAGTTCTCTCGTGTGGCTGGTTTCATCGAACCAATCCCACAAGAAGAAGGAAAGGATTACGAATTCGTAGATAAAATCGTAGGTGGATCCATCCCTCGCGAATACATCGGATCTTGTGACAAAGGTTTCCGTTCTTGTTTAGAAAGAGGATCTCTCATTGGATTCCCTATCATCGGAGTTCGTTGTGTGATCAATGACGGTGCTTACCATGATGTGGATTCATCAGATATGGCATTCCAAATTGGTGCTCGTTACGGATTCCGCCAAGGATTCGGAAAAGCAGCTCCTATCATCCTCGAACCAATCATGAGAGTGGAAGTGGAAGGTCCTACTGAATTCCAAGGTGCGATCCTTGCTTCTGTCAACCAAAGACGTGGTATGATTTTAAACACAACTGAAGAAAACGGTTATGCTAAGATTGAAGCGGAAGTTCCATTAGCGGATATGTTCGGATACTCCACAGTTCTTCGTTCTTCTACTCAAGGAAAAGCAGAGTTTGCTATGGAATTTTCCAAGTATGCTCCTGTTCCAAGAAACGTAGCGGACGAGCTTATGAAAAAATACAAGGTCAACAACAAAGAAGAAGAATAA
- a CDS encoding TrkH family potassium uptake protein produces MPLARLNRFFRTLSFARVVCLGFFAAILIGSVALYISESGELSYVDSFYLSASSICVTGLSPVRLSGLEPSTHWIMLFLIQLGGLGIISFTVIVGFLITQGISRNTRFNAFVGAAIDTQAETESLATNEVNRMLLSIINISFSLEILGAIGLYLHMPEGVEGSNSRWFFSIFTAISSFNNAGFSITDDLSALRLDPFSLYIVSGLVIFGGIGFPVIILLEKFLLTVFVRIVYRIEVMAETLMMEKALKTGNVPRLLLLPAQFSAFLENRLGDYNKHLRGETTRIQSKLLVYGSSALLLFGFIGIYFLERSNPHTFHELAFVDKISNAFFMSVCSRTAGFSTMDLGHLNDATIIIITVLMFIGGGPQGTAGGIKITTFVLLLAYLKNVIQPSKPVMLFGEIVSKNSVAVAIRVYFLATISLAFIFIFLGILDQNQHSLHVIFFELISTFSTVGFSLNLTPQLGDIEKLFYAAVMYVGRVGIFTVLIAATGHSGVPKMGTVDDGVKIQVG; encoded by the coding sequence ATGCCACTAGCGCGACTCAATCGTTTTTTTCGAACACTGTCTTTTGCCCGAGTGGTTTGTTTGGGTTTTTTTGCTGCCATCCTAATAGGTTCGGTTGCCCTCTATATTTCCGAATCAGGGGAACTTTCCTATGTGGATAGTTTTTACCTTTCCGCCTCTTCCATTTGTGTGACGGGACTTTCTCCTGTCCGACTTTCTGGCCTCGAACCTTCCACTCATTGGATCATGCTTTTTCTCATCCAATTGGGAGGGCTTGGGATCATCAGTTTTACCGTAATTGTTGGATTTCTGATTACCCAAGGAATTTCGCGAAACACTCGTTTTAATGCTTTTGTTGGTGCCGCGATTGATACCCAAGCCGAAACGGAATCACTCGCCACTAACGAAGTGAACCGGATGTTACTCTCCATTATCAATATATCTTTTTCTTTGGAAATCCTGGGAGCGATTGGGCTTTATCTCCATATGCCGGAAGGAGTGGAGGGAAGTAACAGTCGTTGGTTTTTTTCTATTTTCACTGCAATCTCTTCTTTTAACAACGCTGGTTTTTCCATCACGGATGATCTAAGTGCACTTCGATTGGATCCTTTTTCATTGTACATTGTTTCGGGACTTGTGATTTTTGGTGGGATTGGATTTCCCGTCATCATTCTTTTAGAAAAATTTCTCCTCACTGTGTTTGTGCGGATTGTTTACCGCATTGAAGTGATGGCAGAAACTCTGATGATGGAAAAAGCATTAAAAACTGGTAATGTTCCTAGGCTTTTGTTACTCCCTGCTCAGTTTTCTGCCTTTTTAGAAAATCGGTTAGGTGATTATAATAAACATTTACGTGGAGAAACCACAAGGATCCAATCCAAACTTTTGGTTTATGGTTCCTCCGCCTTGTTGTTGTTTGGTTTTATTGGAATCTATTTTTTGGAACGATCTAATCCTCACACCTTTCATGAGTTAGCTTTTGTAGATAAAATATCCAATGCGTTTTTCATGTCGGTATGTTCTCGTACGGCTGGGTTTTCTACAATGGATCTAGGTCATTTGAATGATGCGACTATCATCATCATTACTGTGTTGATGTTTATTGGAGGTGGACCTCAAGGAACGGCAGGTGGTATCAAAATTACAACTTTTGTTTTGTTATTAGCTTATTTGAAAAATGTGATCCAACCTTCCAAACCGGTGATGTTGTTTGGTGAAATTGTTTCTAAAAACTCTGTTGCTGTTGCCATTCGTGTCTACTTCCTTGCCACAATTTCTTTGGCCTTTATTTTTATATTTCTTGGGATTTTGGACCAAAACCAACATTCTTTACATGTCATCTTTTTTGAACTCATCTCCACTTTTTCCACTGTGGGTTTTAGTTTGAACTTAACACCCCAATTGGGAGACATCGAAAAGTTATTTTATGCGGCTGTGATGTATGTGGGGCGAGTGGGAATTTTTACAGTACTCATTGCGGCCACGGGTCACTCTGGGGTTCCTAAAATGGGAACTGTAGACGATGGTGTGAAAATTCAAGTCGGTTAG